Proteins from a genomic interval of Symmachiella macrocystis:
- a CDS encoding efflux RND transporter permease subunit translates to MAATDAPRPEPNDSPRLSRFVDFLIRHRIALFLYACVAVAGGIVPASQLTFDQSIESLYAKDNPHLLDYLHSKKLFGGDEFVVLAYSDPDLLADQGLDRQEFFVEELEKIQDVISIQDLATSIKVGNIPLLDENEILDLYRGLLIGEDEQTTAIILRLQSEHKAQRSRAETIAAIRDVAKDYQFPVHIVGEPVQVHDMFRYVEEDGETLGLWSSVLLIGVILVFFRSLRWVALPILIVHATLIWTKAILVLSGMQLSMVSSMLTSLITIIGVATCIHLTVHFRERRKHVARVEALRETLIDLGPAIFWTCATTAIGFAALLSSHITPVQSFGIMMALGAMLVLVAAATLLPGGILIGSFSPDPHYAPAEKRLGAGLEQVTNAIERRPRLLGFAALALTLFALAGFMRLRVETDFSKNFRDDSVVVRDLNFVENNLGGSGTWEVNFPAPPADEELDEEFLDRVRDVADQLNALNEPQGESETESELPRPMLTKVLSLPDGFDVLPDSAFFVSVSLERKRKIMQSFQPEFETTLYNPEQGRMRIMLRARERQQSDAKLQAIDQVTEITAAEFGEANTTGLFVLLTFLIESLLSDQITSFVLAAIGITTMMTIAFRSLKIGLICLVPNVFPIIIVIGLMGWVGVPINIATAMIASVSMGLTVDSSVHYIAGFRRAQARGLDVNAALRATHQGVGKALVFANIALILGFSVLTLSHFIPLIYFGVLVSVAMLGGLIGNLVLLPLLLRLAEGQSMEDVSPGETQS, encoded by the coding sequence GTGGCAGCCACGGATGCGCCGAGACCAGAGCCGAATGATTCGCCCAGGCTGTCCCGCTTTGTCGATTTTTTAATTCGCCATCGTATTGCCCTGTTCCTGTACGCCTGTGTGGCGGTTGCCGGTGGGATCGTTCCCGCTTCTCAACTGACGTTTGATCAATCGATCGAGTCGCTCTACGCCAAAGACAACCCGCACCTACTGGATTATCTACACAGCAAGAAACTCTTTGGCGGTGATGAATTTGTCGTCCTCGCCTACTCCGATCCCGATTTGTTGGCCGACCAAGGCTTGGATCGTCAGGAGTTTTTTGTTGAGGAACTCGAAAAAATCCAGGACGTTATCAGCATCCAGGATTTGGCTACGTCGATAAAAGTCGGCAATATTCCGTTGCTCGACGAGAACGAAATCCTAGATTTGTATCGTGGTTTGCTCATCGGTGAGGATGAACAAACGACGGCGATCATTTTACGGCTGCAATCAGAGCACAAAGCGCAACGTTCGCGGGCCGAAACCATTGCCGCGATTCGCGACGTTGCCAAGGATTACCAATTTCCCGTGCATATCGTCGGCGAACCAGTGCAGGTGCACGATATGTTTCGTTACGTCGAGGAGGATGGCGAAACGCTCGGCCTGTGGTCGTCGGTGCTGTTGATTGGCGTGATCTTGGTGTTCTTTCGTTCGCTACGCTGGGTCGCGTTGCCGATTTTGATTGTGCATGCCACGTTGATTTGGACCAAGGCAATTTTAGTTCTCAGCGGCATGCAATTGAGCATGGTCAGTTCGATGCTGACATCGCTGATTACGATCATCGGCGTCGCGACATGTATTCACCTCACCGTCCACTTTCGCGAGCGGCGCAAGCATGTGGCTCGAGTCGAGGCGTTGCGGGAAACATTGATCGACCTGGGACCGGCGATTTTTTGGACCTGTGCCACGACCGCCATCGGTTTCGCGGCTTTGCTCTCCAGCCACATTACACCGGTGCAAAGTTTCGGCATCATGATGGCCTTGGGCGCGATGCTGGTTTTAGTTGCGGCAGCTACGTTGTTACCGGGTGGGATTTTGATCGGCTCATTCAGCCCCGATCCGCATTACGCACCGGCTGAAAAACGACTGGGAGCCGGTTTGGAGCAGGTGACCAACGCCATTGAACGCCGACCGCGGCTACTTGGCTTCGCCGCATTGGCGTTGACGCTCTTTGCCTTGGCGGGCTTTATGCGTTTGCGGGTCGAGACCGATTTTTCGAAAAACTTTCGCGACGACAGCGTCGTGGTGCGCGATTTGAACTTTGTGGAAAACAATCTGGGCGGCTCGGGAACCTGGGAAGTCAATTTCCCCGCTCCCCCTGCGGATGAGGAGCTTGATGAGGAGTTCTTGGACCGCGTGCGCGATGTGGCCGATCAACTCAACGCGCTCAACGAGCCGCAAGGTGAATCTGAAACTGAATCCGAACTCCCCAGGCCGATGTTGACCAAAGTGCTGTCGCTGCCCGACGGATTCGATGTATTGCCGGACAGCGCGTTTTTTGTCTCCGTTTCGTTGGAGCGCAAACGCAAAATCATGCAAAGTTTCCAACCGGAATTCGAAACGACGCTCTACAACCCCGAGCAGGGCCGCATGCGGATCATGCTCCGCGCAAGAGAACGCCAGCAATCCGATGCCAAACTTCAAGCGATTGATCAAGTCACAGAAATCACCGCCGCCGAATTCGGCGAAGCCAATACGACCGGACTATTTGTGCTGTTGACGTTTTTGATTGAAAGTCTGCTGAGCGATCAAATTACCAGTTTCGTACTGGCAGCCATCGGCATCACGACCATGATGACGATTGCTTTTCGCAGTCTCAAAATCGGCCTGATTTGCTTGGTCCCCAACGTGTTTCCGATCATCATCGTCATCGGACTGATGGGGTGGGTCGGCGTGCCAATCAATATCGCAACCGCCATGATCGCCAGCGTTTCTATGGGGCTGACGGTGGATTCCAGCGTGCATTACATCGCCGGCTTTCGCCGTGCTCAGGCCCGGGGGCTGGATGTGAATGCCGCTCTGCGTGCCACGCATCAAGGGGTCGGTAAAGCTTTGGTCTTCGCCAATATCGCCTTGATTCTCGGTTTCAGCGTGCTGACGTTGTCACACTTTATTCCGCTGATCTATTTTGGGGTGCTGGTCAGCGTGGCCATGCTGGGCGGGTTGATCGGCAATTTGGTGTTGTTACCGCTATTATTGCGGTTGGCTGAGGGGCAGTCGATGGAGGACGTCTCCCCTGGCGAAACCCAGAGCTGA
- a CDS encoding ArnT family glycosyltransferase, with protein sequence MQRISDTTWLIIILAAGIGLRIAVLWAQFDHLAEDRDAYRAIAQHVAAGEGYLHPQTQQPTAYRPPAYTLIVAAILKTGLNDVGIAALHLVLGAGTILLSYATARRLGLSRFSLVAAAITAVDPLLLQSTTLVMTETLAAFLLAFLFWTIAPNPDSTPPTNGRLLSVGLVFGLNALCRPTIWAFGALAAAWWILRRVGRRNVVNPLPIFLGILLITSPWVVRNILVLGRPILTTTHGGYTLLLGNNPVYYHEVVGGDWNAVWSGESLKNWQDGLEQEIEKHAPPITTEIARDRWMNDRAHDNIAAEPGFFLRASFLRLARGLWGVVPLQEPTSISGRILKWSVCAFYVIVFAGMIVGLCSLKKNQWPVWMPAVLLLVSFTLVHTCYWANMRMRTPLMPVIALFVAQGCWAIWHWRGRSLKTKV encoded by the coding sequence GTGCAACGGATTTCCGACACAACTTGGCTGATCATAATCCTCGCCGCAGGAATCGGCTTGCGAATCGCCGTATTATGGGCGCAATTTGACCATCTGGCCGAGGACCGTGACGCCTATCGCGCGATTGCCCAGCATGTGGCGGCAGGTGAAGGTTACCTGCATCCCCAAACACAACAACCGACCGCCTACCGCCCACCGGCCTACACGCTGATCGTCGCAGCGATCTTAAAAACTGGGCTGAACGATGTGGGAATCGCTGCTCTGCATCTGGTCTTGGGAGCAGGAACCATACTGCTGAGCTATGCCACGGCCCGCCGCCTCGGTTTGTCTCGATTTAGCCTAGTTGCGGCGGCAATCACCGCTGTTGATCCTTTATTACTGCAATCCACCACGCTGGTCATGACCGAAACGCTGGCGGCATTTTTGCTGGCCTTCCTGTTTTGGACAATCGCTCCGAACCCCGATTCCACTCCGCCGACAAACGGTCGGTTGCTGAGCGTGGGATTAGTCTTCGGACTGAACGCGCTCTGCCGACCAACCATTTGGGCATTCGGAGCCCTGGCAGCTGCCTGGTGGATATTGCGGCGAGTCGGCCGACGAAATGTCGTCAATCCCCTGCCGATTTTTTTAGGGATCCTGCTCATCACCTCGCCGTGGGTAGTCAGAAACATCCTTGTTTTGGGCCGACCGATTCTGACCACGACACATGGGGGGTATACGCTACTACTGGGGAATAACCCGGTGTACTACCACGAAGTGGTCGGTGGAGATTGGAACGCCGTCTGGTCGGGTGAAAGCCTCAAGAATTGGCAAGACGGATTGGAACAGGAGATAGAAAAGCACGCCCCGCCAATCACGACGGAAATCGCGCGGGACCGCTGGATGAACGACCGCGCGCACGACAATATTGCCGCCGAGCCAGGATTTTTCTTACGGGCTTCTTTTTTGAGATTGGCGCGGGGACTGTGGGGCGTTGTTCCCCTTCAGGAACCAACGTCGATTTCGGGCCGCATCTTGAAATGGAGCGTCTGCGCATTTTATGTGATTGTCTTCGCCGGTATGATTGTGGGGCTCTGCTCTCTCAAAAAGAATCAATGGCCCGTTTGGATGCCCGCCGTGTTGTTGTTGGTCTCATTTACACTGGTCCACACGTGTTATTGGGCCAACATGCGGATGCGAACGCCGTTGATGCCGGTCATTGCGCTGTTCGTAGCGCAGGGATGTTGGGCGATTTGGCACTGGCGCGGTAGGTCTCTTAAAACGAAAGTCTAG
- a CDS encoding diacylglycerol kinase — translation MQSRETYHRTDASHSLRRQKRPAWRQHLVLTERGVVGGIRGGSAFFVHFFGCSIVLATGYVLALSLMQWVAVVLSMTIVLAAEMFNQALRAIVVDPEDGGIAPQAAKALGISTAAVMMTILGGLIVVGMIFAQRVSHFWAE, via the coding sequence ATGCAATCGCGCGAAACTTACCATCGAACAGACGCCAGTCATTCCCTCCGTAGACAGAAACGCCCCGCCTGGCGACAGCATTTGGTGCTGACCGAACGGGGTGTTGTCGGGGGGATCCGCGGCGGCAGCGCCTTCTTTGTCCATTTCTTCGGCTGCAGCATCGTATTGGCGACAGGTTACGTCTTGGCTCTCAGCCTGATGCAATGGGTCGCCGTGGTCCTGTCGATGACGATTGTCTTGGCGGCGGAAATGTTCAATCAAGCGCTCCGCGCCATTGTGGTCGACCCTGAAGATGGCGGAATCGCACCCCAAGCGGCTAAGGCACTGGGCATCTCAACGGCTGCGGTCATGATGACCATCCTGGGCGGCCTGATCGTCGTGGGGATGATCTTCGCACAACGCGTCTCGCATTTCTGGGCGGAATAA